In the genome of Pediococcus claussenii ATCC BAA-344, one region contains:
- a CDS encoding DUF6681 family protein has translation MLTFLTMVSHYMGMINVKSRLKNQVYTTVAFVGNWYLLFIAIKFIQNGGYLRGFGLLAIFVIFLYFIVMNIFFFFTEKKAPYDISPQIEKLIGGRPEEVEEQEELKRRLSRVERNSNGFGANGFYSDEVLLPAKVKTSSSQQRNVDVLVNEMIKKGLVMNDFDGKNDQQLIQSADEGQREFYALGDGASFPYYDLREEHGRAIIYAGLNQMSESPVGEVVRVGLSDFKHAKHEFHLYLANAGVSGGPQKVQGRSGLVESDGKYVVKIQMAYKRRTTSLPDDLK, from the coding sequence ATGCTTACTTTTCTAACAATGGTTAGTCACTATATGGGAATGATTAACGTTAAAAGTCGTTTGAAGAATCAGGTCTATACGACGGTCGCTTTTGTTGGGAACTGGTACCTCTTGTTTATTGCAATCAAGTTTATTCAAAATGGCGGATATTTACGCGGATTTGGCTTATTAGCAATCTTCGTTATTTTTCTCTACTTTATCGTAATGAATATTTTTTTCTTTTTTACTGAGAAGAAGGCACCCTATGATATTTCACCTCAGATTGAGAAGTTAATAGGGGGGCGCCCTGAAGAAGTTGAAGAACAAGAAGAACTAAAAAGGCGTCTGTCTAGAGTCGAACGGAATAGTAATGGATTTGGAGCTAATGGATTTTACTCTGATGAAGTATTACTCCCGGCTAAGGTGAAAACTTCAAGTTCCCAACAACGAAACGTTGATGTACTAGTGAATGAGATGATTAAAAAAGGTTTGGTCATGAATGACTTTGATGGAAAAAATGACCAACAGTTGATTCAATCGGCAGATGAGGGACAACGTGAATTTTATGCTTTGGGTGATGGAGCTAGCTTCCCTTATTATGACTTAAGAGAAGAGCACGGACGCGCAATTATTTATGCAGGGCTGAATCAAATGTCAGAGTCCCCTGTGGGTGAAGTGGTCCGCGTGGGCTTGTCAGATTTCAAACATGCTAAACATGAGTTTCATTTGTACTTAGCTAATGCTGGGGTATCAGGTGGTCCACAAAAAGTTCAAGGACGTTCTGGATTGGTTGAGTCAGATGGCAAGTACGTTGTAAAAATTCAAATGGCATACAAACGAAGAACAACCAGTTTGCCAGATGATTTAAAATAA
- a CDS encoding transcriptional repressor encodes MGEQGTVETTIERATKIVKQGGFKLTKQRKSLLELLAENYQRYIDLTDLDGKMRELYPKMSYTTVYRNIREFSNLGLVEEQQHDGKTEVKFQCDDLHQHHHHFICNRCGKVQELEMCPLNFFEEQIPGSTITGHQFELYGLCAECTMKATN; translated from the coding sequence ATGGGGGAGCAAGGTACTGTGGAAACAACAATTGAAAGAGCAACTAAAATTGTTAAACAAGGTGGATTTAAATTAACCAAACAAAGGAAAAGCTTGCTAGAATTATTGGCAGAAAATTACCAACGATATATTGATTTAACGGATTTAGATGGAAAGATGCGGGAACTTTACCCAAAGATGAGCTACACAACTGTCTATCGTAATATTAGAGAATTTTCTAATCTTGGCCTCGTTGAAGAACAACAGCATGATGGCAAGACAGAAGTGAAGTTTCAGTGCGATGATTTGCACCAACATCATCATCATTTTATTTGTAATCGATGCGGTAAAGTTCAGGAACTTGAAATGTGCCCTCTAAACTTTTTTGAGGAACAGATTCCTGGGAGCACAATAACGGGTCATCAGTTTGAACTTTACGGTTTATGTGCTGAATGCACAATGAAAGCAACAAATTAG